Below is a genomic region from Miscanthus floridulus cultivar M001 chromosome 1, ASM1932011v1, whole genome shotgun sequence.
CTTTTGGCATGGattaggatttcctgttcatccattcttgaggcatttgttggagttctagagagttagtctatgcaacctccacccaaacaccatattgcacatatctatcttcatccatttctataaGGCGTATCTcggaatccttccccacttcaacctcttctgtcaCCTGTTTTGGctgaagaagaaaggcggcggtggTTCTAAGGTGGTCGGCAGAGTGTATCTTCAGCTACGCGAAGGAATGGTGGgtgagtaccttactgtgccgctgaacacgttgttgaaggggtggaacgctaggtgattctacatgaagcagagccattcTACCATCCGCTGCGATGCCGACCACATCCCGAAGAGCTAGaaaagctggtcggagaggccaagcaatgctgatatggagcaagtgagggagctcctcggtCTAATAAATggcgtgaagaccaatggtggactGGTAGCAGTGAGTTTCATAGTGCACCAcgtccagccctacaaggagagggcccacgtggGCTATGACTTCAAAGGCGACACCGACGGCACCCGGGAGAGGATGGAGATGCTATCAAGGGAGGATGTGCTAGAGCAGGCTACAGAGCTATTCACTGCATTTGCCTCATTTAGCGTGTCAGAGCAGACGAGaccctttaactgcaagaatctgTCTCCTTAGGTAAACATCCCCATTGttttgttcctgatgctttttatcctttaCGATTGCCGAGCAATGAATTGATGCACTTATGGAAATATCCATTCGTAGGaatgagcggtgtacttctcgggcatgccAAGGGGTGATTGGCCATAGGCAGTAGATGCTTGGCCACCGATGCAGCCTGAGGAAGGTGTCGTCAGTGCCTCATCGGAATCTAGAGGCATCGACGCTGGTTAGAAGGAAAGTACCCTCGGTATAGCAGaaagtctaggggaagagggcaaCGATAGATGAGctagcctagaagaagaggaaaacagcgGGTGCTGTCCCTCGCAAGCCAgatggcatctcgcttggcggcgACCAGACCACTCAGACATGGAGTGCGGCTCCGAGTGGTCCGATGATGATGAAGTGCTAGTGGCTCCTCTACCAAGCACTAAGGCGCCTCCGTGCAACACATGCATGGAGGAGCAATTGAAGGGAAAGGAGGGAGTCACTGAGCAGCAGGCGATGGGAGTCCTTGAGTAGCAGGCAAAGAGAGTCCTCgagcagcaggcgaggggagTCTCGGAGTGGCAGGCAAAGGAGAGGCCGATGGCGGAGACCACGAGACCTCCACCCCAAGGCGTGCAAGTCGACCCTAGGGCCATGCCTAGGGGCTCTGGAAGACAACATCGGTTCAGAAAAGTATACCGGCAAGCCGACATGTAAAtatccttgtcttggagttatttTGCTCTTAGATCTTTATCGCGGTGGTAATTGACAAGATAATCTGATGTAGAGCGAGGCGTACAGAGGAGTTGAATCCGTCCATCTAGAATGGTGAGCAGCTGGGGGCTAGTCCTGTAGTGGAGGCGACATCGATAGCTCCCGTCCCAGAGTCGCTAGGTGCTCGGTAGCCTGTAGAGGAGTCAACTACCCCTGCTGGTGGTCTTGGCAGCGTTGAAAGGTTGGTGTCGACGATGGATGGGTCGATAGCGATGCCCGGGGCAATGGCAGAGACCGTCGGGTCTTCAGCGGCGAATGCTGGAGATGCCGGTGTCGCGCCTAAGTCTGGGGCGGCGAGGCCGGTACAACCAAAAAAGTCGATCACACTCCCTGAGACATCGAAGGGCATAGTCGGACACGTTGTGCGGCCACCAAGCCCCAAGGTGGCACCCCCCGCTAAGGAGGAAGAGGACAAGGTGAAAGAGATTGAGCATgaggaatcatgacctcaagccaTCCAAATCATCCATAAGTGgggcgatgaagtggtggtcgttgaggagctcaggaggctagagtccaccctttctACGGTAGTGAAATGGATCAAGGTTAACATTGCGTCATCAATGTTCATGTTTGTCATTGGAGATATtgagttcttcataatcttggcgCTTTTGCAGGGTATTGCTTGGACCGCCAAACAGTGGCGATAGATGATCAAGAGCATGGAGCCCCTCACTgaggagaatgaaaagctcaaggagGCGATAAAGCTTACGGAGAAGAACATCCAAAGGGCCCAGCGTGAGTGAGACCTTGCTGAATCCAATGCGCGGGATCTGGAATACAAGAAGGTCGTCCTATCAGAGCAGCTGGCGACAACGTCCGAGCAGTTGCGGGGCAAGTCCAAGCAGCTGGCCACTATCTCCGAGCGGTTGATGAGTGTCTAAGCAGCTAGAGCGGAAGTCCGAGCAGCTCCAAAATGCCTCCGAGTAGAGAAAAGGTATGGCGtatcggcgattttcctttgcATTGTTGAACAGTTATATTGATGCTGACAaccgttgtgcttgtagagcaagatgcagagctcggcCAGCTGTGCCAAACTATcgagcaactccgagaggagaaggtgAATGAATCAGGGCGAGCAGAGAAGCTGGccaaggagctaaaaggtgagtactttGTTGTCAGAGTTACTGTTGGAGtaatttccttgcttgatggaaccttgtaatgcctgcagactaccatcggagggtcaaggcacagtttgatgtgctggagcaggtgGCCAAAACCCATTGGAGCAAGCTCGATGTCGTAGTTGCTGGAATCAAGCCAATGCTCGATTGTGTCGAcctggaggtggctcctcagcccaaTGGCAGACCGTCGCGTCTGGACACCATCATCGAgaggtgcaaggcggcgtgggagaacttcataAGCTTCAACCGAGACGCCATCATCACCGCCATTACACACGCCCTAGCGGTGGTCCGATCCCATTACCCTGCCATTGagcttcaagcgataggggccggATTTGCCAGAGGGATGGGCACAACAGAGCACcagcagctggaagatgaggtggaagacgcggCGAAGAAGCTAGCCGGCGACATCGACCTATTCAGCAAGATGGACGGCGATGGCGAAGCCCGATGATCTGCTCGGAGAAAAGTCTATAATAACTGGAGAGTAGTTAAAACACGCGAGGGTGCAGATaatcatttatatatatgtataaatgttgtaaaatgtcatgtgcatgtttatgcaatttGCCAATTTTTTGTTGAAGATttgttgtagtgttaaccctaacgcaattatacatagtataagtagcgtccgagcagttagtttgttgctgaactctttggccttagctagcccatagtccataacgtcgagtttTTATTGGATGATGAAATCAGCTTATTCTCTAACTGGTATACGATTTCTCAGGATTGTTTTTCGGCATCACACTTACAATTATACCTATCATGGTATATTTTTTAATTTGACataaaaaaatctagaaaaataaaagactctcggcactactccctccatcccataataaatacacttttagaGTTCAAAATTTATCACAAAATAGGAGCATCTTTTTTTATCGGAAAATAGGTGTATCTTTAGATATGGGACAATCTAACTCTAATTGTTTTTTTCTACACTCTCCTTTTAAAGTACTATGATTATTTTTTTTATAGAAATATACGCAATTTCTCAGTAGTAATGATCTCTTCGTCAAACCGTAGTAGTGTTCGAACTGAGAGTACACATTGAAGAAAACACATTCAATATCTCAGCATCTTGTTGTCAAAAAAATATATCTCAGCATCTTGGACGTGTCTCTTGGCCCACGCCCATGAGGCCACGAGACACACATGTACTCGCTCAGGAATGTTCTGGTTCTCGTCACCAACTCCGTCAAGCAACATGGGTCCCTGACTATGATAAACACTAACCGGGAAAACGGGGAAAAAATACAGTAGAGTACAAGACAGTACTTGCATGCGTCTGGAAGCGCCACGCAGCATGTACACCCGTCCCGTGCACGCTTCAGCAGCTGCATCTGCATGCTCCTCCCCAAGGTGGACACACACTACTACTCCCAGCGCAGCAGCAGGCGCCATCCTCGTCTTTGGGGCCTCTTTCGTCTCGCATCCGAGCTCACACTCAACCCGAAACTGACGACGAACTATAAAAGACACCAATCATGGAATGGAACCACGCTAGAAGCGGGCCCAACAATTTCGTCTGTCTATCCATCTCATCCACACAAGAATAAATTAAATCGCATATCTAGCTCATCATGCCCAAAGAAAAAGACACATCAAGATCCATCTTCTATAGCTACTAATAGCTAGTTCCAGGCTTGCGGCTCGTGAATACCTCATCTTTTTAGCCACTTTGCCACCAGCAGGCCATCTCGATCGCGCCCGCGTCACGAGGAACCCACGGCCGGCGTCGCCATTGTCCCTGTAACTTGCAAGCTTTCCCTTTCGCCTTTTTCCTTCCACCTCCCTCGCTCGTCCTCGTGTGCTATATATAAAAACGCGTAGCTAGCGCGCCGATggagcatcagcagcagcagcaggtgaggaggaagaggaacggCGTGCTGCAGGTGCAGGACGGCTCGGAGATCTGGGCTCTCGTGGAGAACAAGGAGGCGTTCACTAGGTTCGTTGACGACCGATTCCGGAAGCTCGACGCTGATGGCGACGGGAGGCTGTCGGTGAAAGAGCTCCAGCCGGCCGTTGCTGACATCGGTGCCGCCATAGGGCTGCCGGCGAGAGGGTCGTCGCCGCAGGCGGACCACATCTATGCGGAGGTACCAATCTATGTACATACGAGCTTATTACAGTTCTGTTTTTCTAGCTACAGTATCTTTGTATTCATGTCATGGACAGGTCGGTCCTGTTCGGATTGGATGCACAGGGCTAATGCTCAGCAGCTACAGTATTTTTGTCATAGACTATCAAATATACAGGTTCTTTTCTTTACCTAAGCCTGTAACTAGTTGTCAGCCATTTAATTTAACCTATTTTACAGTCATAGCAAATATATAATTAACTAGCTGAGCCAAACATGCCTATATATAATAGAGCTTTATTAAAAAGTACGCATCAGGTAGGCTATTCTGTGTCGGAGCTAGTTTGTCATCATGATCACATCTAAATAATCAccatgttcgtttgttggtttcagtcagggcttatcagccagccaacagtgtttttctctcataacaaaccatcACCAATCGAGCTTATCAGTCTAGAAACTAACTAGCGAACAGACCGAATTTCAGAGTGGCTCAGCCAAGATTCTTGTTGTAGAGTGAACAAGTGACATTATATTCGATCAAACAACACAAAATAAATGGAGCTCAAAGCCTAGAGTTCGGGTCGTATATAGTACATGTTTACTCCCCTTTTTATATGCATCCACAACTTGGTATTTTACTGTTCCTGCTTAAGACTCAAGAATATCTAATACTCCCTCAGTTTCCAATTATAAGGcattttggcttttttagattcataacttttgttaTATACTAagatatattatgtctagatatatgaTAAAGTCAAACTTTTACATAGTATAAAGTCAAAATTGACAATTTATATAAACCACGGGATTATTGAAAACTCAACCATAACATGACTGACTGCGTGTTACTTATTCCTTGTGTCATAGATATCAGTTTGAACTACTATACATGATTTTTGGGATACGTTTCTTTTTTTCAAGTCCGGCTTGAAACGGTCCTTAGAGAAGTCCCTACAGATGCACCGACTCTGAAATACATTTTTTTAGGGAGGCTCCTATTTCATTTCTAGATGCGATCGGTAAACACCAGCCACTTAGCTTGCTAAGGGTTGACAATACTAATACCATGAAAAAATTCATGTAGGTCTTGTTGTTAATATAGGTTTCCCCAAAATAAATCGATTACAAAATGCAGGCTGAGTCCTGGAACGTGCCTGTTTCCAATGCAAAATGTCACTGTCTCGCCAAAACCAGCTAGATTGACAAAACCAGTGATTAGTGAAGTCTCTGTGCTGCATCACCAGGCAATTACCCTTTGTTTCCTTTCAATCTAAGTCGAGAATTCCGGGAGTATCCGGTCTACAGAATTTTCTTGCAATAGATCATTGCAGTGCAGCTGTagtgttttgttttctttttcaccGACGTGACCATATCCTGAAGGCAACTCATAAAAAAAACGATCTCTTGAAGGTTGTCCACCACAGGCAGTCGCTTATAGGAGTAGTAGAACATTCTGAGTTACGAAATAACCCTGTTGTTTAATTttgtgcaaattgggctttgctgGGGCAGTCCCATAGGCCATAGCACAGTTCGTGTAAATTACTACATACCAACGTATACATTAATCTACATTGTGCACTGCAGGTCCTAAACGAGTTCACTCACGGGAAGCAAGACTCTGTGAGCAAGCCAGAGTTCCAGCGCGTGCTGTCCGACATACTCCTTGGGATGGCGGCTGGGCTGAAGAGGGACCCGATTGTGATCCTTAGGATAAACGGGGAGGACCTGAATGAGTTCGTTGAGAGTCGGAGGTATGAGCCTGAAGCCATGGCCATATTTTCACAAGTGGGGTATGCCAACAACGCAACGCTGCGCCAGTGCTTGTTGGCCGTTCTTGGACAGCTCACGGTCGACCACGGCATGCCACCAGCTTCTGATTCCTGGGTAATTCAACGACTACACTGTACTCAATATTTACCACGAATTAGTAACATTTAGCCTTTGTCGTCAGAGGTGAAGATCGACTTGGTAGTTAATGATAGATGTTACTACTCCATGCTCTTTGGGTAGGGAAACTGAGATGGCACAGTAGTATTCTGTAGAGTCTGGACATATGTAGTAACTAGCGTATATATGATTGGGTGCTTTATTGGATACTGGTCATGGAGAATGTCGTGGAGCCTGCGTTGCAAGAACTGTCTGCTAATCAGCTCGATCAGCCTGTTTCCCAGGAAGTCTTCTTCCAAGAATTCAGGAAATTTCTGGGCATCATCGCTCTAAGACTGCAACAGCACCCTGTGATCGTCGCCCATACAGAGAATACCTTTGACGGGAGTGGTATCAGGAGGCTACTGTCGAACAAGTTCGAATTCGACAAGGTACGTACTATATGACAAGTACACTTGAGCAGTTTGGCCAGTTTCACTTTCTTGATGAGTCGTCAGTTATACACGACACCACTGACAAACAACATACATCACTGAACTTATTGTAGCTGCTGGATTCTGTATGGAGACACGTTCCGAAAGAACACAAAGATAAAACTTCGAAGGAGTACCTCCGGATTGTGCTTGATAGGATTGCCGATTCGGCGAGTCACCCACCTTTTGGAGCCGTTGATCAGGTACGTTGCAGAGCCGTTCATGCTATCCGTAGCACCGTCACAGGCACTAAGTATGAAACGTTGGAACCTTCTAAAATAATCGATATATACACATGGATTTCCAAACAAACGTACAACAGGTGGATGCTGTGGTGAACGAAGCATTCAAGATGGCGAAAGCTGATGACCTGAAGGCGGTGGACGAAGCAGAGTTCAAGAAGCTGCTGACAGAGTTTCTTGGGGCCATCATGCTGCAGTTGGACGGCAACCCGATCGCTGTCTCAACCAACACCGTCGTCCATGAGCCCATGTCCACCTCCTCCACCCTGTTGTCACCGACGCCGCTGTCTCCAATGGTGTCCTCACCAAGTGAATAAGAGGAAAGTCGACAACTGACGAAATGATGGAGACGAATCTCCATTAAGCACCGGGCCGTGATGCTGAGTTTTCTTCTGTGATCACAGGGTAATAAGAACATGTTAGATTGCTAGTAACTTGTGGATTGTTCATCTTGCATGTAACTCGTGTGTGTTGAAATAAGGCTTTCCCAAGCCAGACGACGTGCGGTTTACTAATGGCCGATGTTCGGTTCTTTCTAACTTCTATCTAGGAGCTCATTACCCTGTTCGTTTGTCTTAAAAATggtttgttcgacttctttttttttcaggcggaacagtgtttttctctcacaacaattcagcggaaacagtgtttttcagccagtttcaaccaagtttcagaccaaTGAACGGTCTAGATGCTCAGCATACTAATCTACAATTTGGTGGCAAAATAGGGTCATTTAAGAGTCTGTTTGGTTAGGCTTTTAGGCTGTTTCTTTTCAAAAGCCAAAGCGCAACTAAAGAGACTGTTTCTTCGGAAGCATGTGGGCTGTCTACGCCCTACTCAGGTGTTTTAGGTGGATGTGACACCCAAGTGTAGGAATGCACCAAGACACCCTATAGTACCAGAAACAAAAATCGAGTGTTTTTAGTCCATCGAACACTTGATTCTCATGACTATTGGGTCCACATTAAATATAAAAATATTATCCAaataatataaaaatattaaataaaaaaacaaattagccACAATATTTCTATGGAAGCCAAATTGAAAATTTTAAAGGGAACTATATAaaacatacaaaaaaaaaaaaaacaaaatgatcAGATAACTATTCGCGTAATTCTGACTATTCTTGTTTACAAATAAACCAATTTACACCAATTAAATATATAGCTTACATCCAAACATAAGTAAAATATGGTTCAGTAAGATATAATCTGCTCCTACTGAAACAATGAAACCGTATACATATGTACATCCATGGTAGGCTCTAGGGTCTAATAGAGGCACAATGGCCGAGGGGTGGCATGCATGTGCGTGGTCCTCGGGCACAAGGGCCTGAGGTGGTATGCAGGCTTTTGTTTCTACCGAAGAGAGATGCGCATGGGCCTTGGGCTGCAGTGCTAGAGTCCACACGTAGGGGAGCGTCGATGGTCATCAATCGCGTGCATCTGATGCACATGAAATCAAGTGCGCAAGAGGTCAGAAATCACTCCAGTGCTATTTAGATTTACCGATTTTGAAAACACCTTAAACCCTCTTTTGTCTTTCTGCTTTTCAAAATAAGTGGAATGAACTCTTTCATAGTTGTCTCAAGGGATACAAAAATAGGAGGTATAATTTATACTTGTTTCCACCAAACAACTTTCAGTTTTTCCACATGTCATAGTTCACAGAACTTTTTCTACTCATAGCCCACAACTACTTTTCTGTACAGCCATATCTTAACTAAACAGACCTGTATGGACCAATTATCTTTTGATGAAGACCATGCAAGTCTAATTTATGTAAAAAAAAAGATGTTTCTTTGTAAAAAAATGCTTGTTGTACACAAACTCTGTAATGTGGTACATCATGGCCTAAAAGTTATTGTGATCAATCATGGATATTAGAAGTTTTTGTTCCTTTGTCGGAGTAGTAACAAGCAAACTGTTGGGGGCAAGGTCAAACCCTTGGAGCCCCACACAGTCCTTCGCCGTCATGCACCATCAATGACAACCTGCGTCACCATTCTGCGAGGGCGAGATGGCGGGTCTACCCACACTGCTATTGGAAGACAACCAAAACCCGGCATTTGACATTTCGTTTGGGCAAAATAACATTCCAACTGGTGACATGATGCAGGAAGTGGCCAACACAGCAAACTACAATTTCGCTTGGGCAAATTGGCACTTCAGCACGGGTTATTAGTCAAGCGCAGGTCGACGACCCTTGTCATCCTTTCGATA
It encodes:
- the LOC136490197 gene encoding uncharacterized protein isoform X3 produces the protein MEHQQQQQVRRKRNGVLQVQDGSEIWALVENKEAFTRFVDDRFRKLDADGDGRLSVKELQPAVADIGAAIGLPARGSSPQADHIYAEVLNEFTHGKQDSVSKPEFQRVLSDILLGMAAGLKRDPIVILRINGEDLNEFVESRRYEPEAMAIFSQVGYANNATLRQCLLAVLGQLTVDHGMPPASDSWVMENVVEPALQELSANQLDQPVSQEVFFQEFRKFLGIIALRLQQHPVIVAHTENTFDGSGIRRLLSNKFEFDKLLDSVWRHVPKEHKDKTSKEYLRIVLDRIADSASHPPFGAVDQVDAVVNEAFKMAKADDLKAVDEAEFKKLLTEFLGAIMLQLDGNPIAVSTNTVVHEPMSTSSTLLSPTPLSPMVSSPSE
- the LOC136490197 gene encoding uncharacterized protein isoform X2 — translated: MEHQQQQQVRRKRNGVLQVQDGSEIWALVENKEAFTRFVDDRFRKLDADGDGRLSVKELQPAVADIGAAIGLPARGSSPQADHIYAEVLNEFTHGKQDSVSKPEFQRVLSDILLGMAAGLKRDPIVILRINGEDLNEFVESRRYEPEAMAIFSQVGYANNATLRQCLLAVLGQLTVDHGMPPASDSWEVFFQEFRKFLGIIALRLQQHPVIVAHTENTFDGSGIRRLLSNKFEFDKLLDSVWRHVPKEHKDKTSKEYLRIVLDRIADSASHPPFGAVDQVDAVVNEAFKMAKADDLKAVDEAEFKKLLTEFLGAIMLQLDGNPIAVSTNTVVHEPMSTSSTLLSPTPLSPMVSSPSE
- the LOC136490197 gene encoding uncharacterized protein isoform X1, whose product is MEHQQQQQVRRKRNGVLQVQDGSEIWALVENKEAFTRFVDDRFRKLDADGDGRLSVKELQPAVADIGAAIGLPARGSSPQADHIYAEVLNEFTHGKQDSVSKPEFQRVLSDILLGMAAGLKRDPIVILRINGEDLNEFVESRRYEPEAMAIFSQVGYANNATLRQCLLAVLGQLTVDHGMPPASDSWPVSQEVFFQEFRKFLGIIALRLQQHPVIVAHTENTFDGSGIRRLLSNKFEFDKLLDSVWRHVPKEHKDKTSKEYLRIVLDRIADSASHPPFGAVDQVDAVVNEAFKMAKADDLKAVDEAEFKKLLTEFLGAIMLQLDGNPIAVSTNTVVHEPMSTSSTLLSPTPLSPMVSSPSE